The following proteins are encoded in a genomic region of Variovorax paradoxus:
- a CDS encoding AMP-binding protein, translating into MSSSMFAQGLGSGAANHAPLTPIAFLNRTAEVFPDRLAIVHGEFRQTWSETRARCFKLASALVRRGVQPLDVVAVLAPNTPAMLEAHLGIPLAGAVINAINVRLDADAVAFILRHGEAKVLLVDREFAPLAAIALEQLADKPLVVDICDALAPAAPAIGPLDYEALLAEGAEDFEGHWPDDEQSPIALNYTSGTTGDPKGVVASHRGTFMMSVLQMTSWPLPRHPVYLWVLPMFHANGWCFTWAITAAAGTHVCLRRVGPAPIAEALERHGVDHFCAAPVVLGALAAGGVRAPQGRTVRVLTAGSPPPAAVLQAVTELGFAVDHVYGITEALGTPVSCLPQIGWAELDANARARVQARQGARAALLEGLQVADPETCVPVPRDGRTPGELMLRGNAIMKGYLKNSEATARAFEGGWFRTGDVAVMHPDGYVQIVDRSKDVIISGGENISSVEVEDLLHGHPAVLHAAVVAMPDERWGEVPCAFIELRAGAHATEEEIVAFARQRMAHFKCPRKVVFTELPKTGTGKIQKFKLRELAGSQAAITRLAQVGAAD; encoded by the coding sequence ATGTCCAGCTCGATGTTCGCCCAAGGCCTGGGCAGCGGTGCGGCAAATCACGCGCCGTTGACGCCAATCGCCTTTCTCAACCGAACGGCCGAGGTATTTCCCGATCGATTGGCGATCGTGCACGGCGAGTTCCGGCAAACCTGGTCCGAGACGCGCGCGCGCTGCTTCAAGCTCGCCAGCGCGCTCGTCCGGCGCGGCGTGCAGCCGCTGGACGTGGTTGCGGTTCTGGCGCCCAACACACCCGCGATGCTGGAAGCGCACCTTGGCATTCCTTTGGCAGGCGCCGTGATCAACGCGATCAATGTCCGACTGGACGCCGATGCCGTGGCCTTCATCCTGCGGCACGGCGAAGCCAAGGTCCTGCTGGTCGATCGCGAGTTCGCGCCGCTGGCTGCCATCGCCCTCGAACAGCTTGCGGACAAGCCGTTGGTGGTCGATATCTGCGATGCATTGGCTCCCGCAGCGCCGGCCATCGGGCCACTCGACTACGAAGCCCTGCTGGCCGAAGGCGCCGAAGATTTCGAGGGGCATTGGCCCGACGACGAACAATCGCCCATCGCGTTGAACTACACCTCCGGTACGACGGGAGACCCCAAAGGCGTGGTCGCCAGCCACCGCGGAACCTTCATGATGAGCGTTCTGCAGATGACGAGCTGGCCGCTGCCCCGCCATCCCGTCTACCTCTGGGTGCTTCCGATGTTCCACGCGAACGGGTGGTGCTTCACCTGGGCCATCACGGCTGCTGCAGGCACCCATGTCTGTCTGCGCAGGGTCGGGCCCGCGCCGATCGCGGAAGCTCTCGAACGGCATGGCGTGGATCACTTCTGCGCCGCACCGGTGGTCTTGGGCGCGCTGGCGGCAGGGGGCGTGCGTGCACCGCAGGGACGGACAGTTCGGGTTCTCACCGCGGGTTCGCCGCCGCCGGCCGCGGTGCTGCAGGCGGTCACCGAACTCGGCTTTGCGGTGGATCACGTTTACGGCATCACCGAGGCACTCGGCACGCCGGTGAGCTGTTTGCCGCAGATCGGCTGGGCGGAACTCGATGCGAACGCCCGCGCGCGCGTGCAGGCTCGCCAGGGTGCTCGTGCGGCGCTGCTCGAGGGGCTGCAAGTGGCGGACCCTGAAACCTGCGTGCCCGTGCCTCGCGACGGCCGTACGCCGGGCGAGCTGATGCTGCGAGGCAACGCCATCATGAAGGGCTACCTCAAGAACTCCGAAGCGACGGCGCGCGCCTTCGAAGGGGGATGGTTTCGCACCGGGGACGTCGCCGTCATGCACCCGGACGGCTACGTGCAGATCGTCGACCGCTCCAAGGACGTGATCATCTCGGGTGGAGAGAACATCTCTTCGGTCGAAGTGGAGGATCTGCTGCACGGCCATCCCGCGGTGTTGCATGCGGCAGTGGTTGCAATGCCTGACGAGCGGTGGGGCGAAGTGCCGTGCGCGTTCATCGAACTGCGCGCGGGTGCGCACGCCACCGAAGAAGAGATCGTCGCCTTCGCCCGGCAGCGCATGGCGCACTTCAAGTGCCCGCGCAAAGTGGTGTTCACGGAGTTGCCGAAAACCGGCACCGGCAAGATCCAGAAGTTCAAGCTCCGGGAACTGGCGGGTAGCCAGGCTGCCATCACGCGTCTCGCGCAAGTGGGAGCGGCGGATTGA
- a CDS encoding IclR family transcriptional regulator: MPIAKSVKTVKPKRSAEIVEAPREADLETAGGVTAVTRALQLLDTFGMQDERLSLAELTRRSGMHKTTILRLLRTLALAGYVVQRDDGEWRLGPAAGWLGARYQASFDANNVVEPMLLALSQATGESAAFYVREGHSRTCLARVEGPQPIRHHARMGAMLPLELGSPGRVILAFSGEPGKLYEDIRKKGFHFSIGEREKNVATVSAPVFGLRWALLGSVCISGPADRLPKAKLLGHAKTIMKAANELSYALAGRPTAQTPAVVSTWHP; the protein is encoded by the coding sequence ATGCCCATCGCAAAAAGCGTCAAAACAGTGAAGCCCAAGCGGTCGGCCGAGATCGTCGAGGCACCGCGCGAAGCCGACCTCGAGACCGCCGGTGGCGTTACGGCGGTGACCCGCGCCCTGCAGCTGCTCGATACCTTCGGAATGCAGGACGAGCGGCTTTCGCTGGCCGAACTGACACGGCGCAGCGGCATGCACAAGACCACCATCCTGCGGTTGCTTCGCACGCTGGCGCTGGCGGGTTATGTGGTGCAGCGCGACGACGGCGAATGGCGGCTCGGCCCCGCGGCCGGCTGGCTCGGCGCGCGCTACCAGGCCAGCTTCGACGCCAACAACGTGGTGGAGCCGATGCTGCTCGCGCTATCGCAGGCCACGGGAGAGAGCGCGGCGTTCTATGTGCGCGAAGGCCATTCGCGCACGTGCCTTGCGCGTGTGGAAGGGCCGCAACCCATTCGCCATCACGCGCGCATGGGCGCAATGCTTCCCCTGGAACTCGGGTCGCCCGGGCGGGTGATCCTTGCGTTCTCGGGCGAACCCGGAAAGCTCTACGAGGACATCCGCAAGAAGGGCTTTCACTTCTCCATCGGCGAGCGCGAGAAGAACGTGGCAACGGTGTCGGCGCCGGTGTTCGGCTTGCGCTGGGCCCTGCTCGGCTCCGTGTGCATTTCCGGTCCGGCGGATCGTCTGCCCAAGGCCAAGCTCCTCGGTCATGCCAAGACGATCATGAAAGCCGCCAACGAGCTTTCGTACGCACTCGCCGGCCGCCCTACGGCGCAGACGCCGGCAGTGGTTTCTACGTGGCATCCGTAG
- a CDS encoding Bug family tripartite tricarboxylate transporter substrate binding protein, whose product MRTSSDSSISRRAALGAALLFTCGLALAQTYPSRPIRLVVPFPPGGGTDIIAREVANKVATSEGWTIVIDNKPGSGGNIGVDAAVKANPDGYTLVLGQTSNLAINPSLYAKLPYDPVKDLAPVGLVASAPLVVVVSATSPYKKLSDVVAAAKAKPTALNYASSGNGTVAHLATEQFQKAAGVQFTHVPYKGASQGLTDLVGGQIQMYISSVPTLIAQIKSGQLRALAVTSLQRNRDLPDVPTMAESGYKDFEAVTWFGVAGPAAMPKDAVVKLNAALNKALASADVQKKLAAQGAEVMTGPPEKFASLIRTDGVRWGAIVKSSGVKMD is encoded by the coding sequence ATGCGTACCTCGAGCGACAGCTCCATTTCCCGCCGCGCCGCGCTCGGCGCCGCCCTCCTGTTCACGTGCGGGCTGGCACTGGCGCAGACCTATCCCTCGCGCCCCATCCGCCTCGTGGTGCCGTTTCCTCCGGGCGGCGGCACGGACATCATTGCCCGCGAGGTGGCCAACAAGGTTGCGACCTCCGAAGGCTGGACCATCGTCATCGACAACAAGCCGGGCTCCGGCGGGAACATCGGCGTCGATGCTGCGGTGAAGGCCAACCCGGACGGCTACACCTTGGTGCTGGGCCAGACCAGCAACCTGGCCATCAACCCGTCGCTCTATGCGAAGCTTCCGTACGATCCGGTCAAAGACCTCGCCCCGGTCGGCTTGGTCGCCTCCGCGCCGCTGGTGGTGGTGGTATCCGCCACGTCGCCCTACAAGAAACTCTCCGACGTGGTCGCCGCGGCCAAGGCCAAGCCGACCGCACTCAACTACGCGAGCTCGGGCAACGGCACCGTGGCCCACCTCGCCACCGAGCAGTTCCAGAAAGCCGCGGGCGTGCAGTTCACACACGTTCCCTACAAGGGCGCCTCGCAAGGCCTCACGGACCTTGTCGGCGGGCAGATCCAGATGTACATCTCGTCGGTGCCGACACTGATCGCACAGATCAAGAGCGGCCAGTTGCGCGCGCTGGCAGTGACCTCGCTGCAACGCAACCGCGACTTGCCCGACGTGCCCACCATGGCCGAGTCGGGCTACAAGGACTTCGAGGCCGTGACGTGGTTCGGCGTTGCCGGTCCCGCCGCCATGCCGAAAGACGCCGTCGTGAAATTGAATGCGGCGCTCAACAAGGCCTTGGCGTCGGCTGACGTGCAGAAGAAGCTCGCCGCGCAAGGCGCGGAAGTGATGACCGGCCCGCCGGAGAAGTTCGCATCGCTGATCCGCACCGATGGCGTGCGCTGGGGCGCAATCGTGAAGTCGTCCGGCGTCAAGATGGACTGA
- a CDS encoding RraA family protein, producing MSSTLSGPLPDIIRDFERVPANIVAQAAEFQPAILADVAGRRGALDGRIKALRPRMKLAGTAITVEVRPGDNLMIHAAIAMAKRGDVLVIDGKGDQGSALMGTIMMTACKKLGIAGVVMDGACRDSLEIDEMDFPVFSVGTNPNGPTKNIGGRIGHPVSVGGVTVRSGDFVIGDGDGVVVVEREKIESVLPLAARKVRDEAARIAAIKEGDTTAKWLNTALRTAGVLKEGETL from the coding sequence ATGTCTTCGACCCTTTCCGGCCCCCTTCCCGACATCATTCGCGACTTCGAGCGCGTGCCCGCGAACATCGTGGCGCAGGCCGCCGAGTTTCAGCCAGCCATCCTCGCTGACGTGGCCGGCCGGCGCGGCGCGCTGGACGGGCGCATCAAGGCCCTGCGCCCCCGCATGAAGCTGGCCGGCACCGCCATCACGGTGGAAGTGCGCCCTGGCGACAACCTGATGATTCACGCGGCCATCGCCATGGCGAAGCGCGGCGACGTGCTCGTGATCGACGGCAAGGGCGACCAGGGCTCCGCCCTCATGGGCACCATCATGATGACGGCCTGCAAGAAGCTCGGCATCGCCGGTGTGGTGATGGACGGGGCATGCCGCGACAGCCTCGAGATCGACGAGATGGACTTTCCCGTCTTCAGCGTTGGCACCAACCCGAACGGGCCGACGAAGAACATCGGCGGCCGCATCGGGCACCCGGTGTCCGTCGGCGGCGTGACAGTGCGCTCCGGCGACTTCGTGATCGGCGACGGCGACGGCGTGGTTGTGGTCGAGCGCGAGAAGATCGAATCTGTGCTGCCGCTGGCCGCCAGGAAGGTCCGTGACGAGGCCGCGCGCATCGCCGCGATCAAGGAAGGCGACACCACTGCCAAATGGCTGAACACGGCGCTGCGCACGGCCGGGGTGCTGAAGGAAGGCGAGACGCTGTGA
- a CDS encoding NAD(P)-dependent oxidoreductase, with product MTAIPGNSILVTGADLAPQALAMLEGHDIVYAGKTPTEDNLVALCLAHDPVAIIVRYGKVGAAVMDAAPSLKVISKHGSGTDTIDKAAAQARGIEVVAAVGANAAAVAEQALALLLACAKSVVALDARMHAGHWDKATHKSLELGGRTIGVVGLGAIGLRFARMADALGMRVLGHDPYAKNLPDCVQPADLATLWAESDAVSLHCPLTDDNRGLLNARTLAQCKRGVIVINTARGGLIDEAALLAAVRSGQVAMAGLDSFAVEPMTPGHPFQGEKNIVLSPHIGGVTSDAYVNMGVAAARNLLEVLSRRTATI from the coding sequence GTGACTGCCATCCCCGGGAATTCCATCCTCGTCACCGGTGCCGACCTGGCGCCGCAGGCACTCGCGATGCTCGAAGGCCATGACATCGTCTACGCCGGCAAGACGCCGACCGAGGACAACCTGGTCGCCCTGTGCCTCGCGCACGACCCTGTGGCCATCATCGTGCGCTATGGCAAGGTGGGCGCCGCCGTGATGGACGCGGCACCGTCGCTGAAGGTGATCTCCAAGCACGGCAGCGGCACCGACACCATCGACAAGGCGGCGGCGCAGGCGCGTGGCATCGAGGTCGTAGCGGCCGTGGGCGCGAATGCGGCCGCAGTGGCCGAGCAGGCGCTCGCCTTGCTGCTGGCTTGCGCCAAGTCGGTCGTGGCGCTCGATGCGCGCATGCACGCCGGCCATTGGGACAAGGCGACGCACAAGAGTCTTGAACTGGGGGGGCGCACCATCGGCGTCGTCGGGCTCGGCGCCATCGGCCTGCGCTTTGCGCGCATGGCCGACGCGCTGGGCATGCGTGTGCTTGGCCACGACCCTTACGCCAAGAACCTTCCGGACTGTGTGCAGCCCGCCGACCTGGCAACCCTCTGGGCCGAGTCCGACGCCGTGTCGCTGCACTGTCCGCTCACCGACGACAACCGCGGGCTGCTCAATGCCCGCACCCTGGCGCAATGCAAGCGCGGTGTGATCGTCATCAACACGGCGCGCGGCGGGCTGATCGACGAAGCGGCGCTGCTGGCCGCGGTGCGTTCGGGCCAAGTCGCCATGGCCGGACTGGACAGCTTCGCGGTCGAGCCGATGACGCCAGGCCATCCGTTCCAGGGCGAGAAAAACATCGTGCTCAGTCCGCACATCGGCGGCGTGACCAGCGATGCTTACGTGAACATGGGCGTCGCTGCGGCAAGGAACCTGCTGGAAGTGCTCTCGCGCCGGACGGCGACGATCTGA
- a CDS encoding helix-turn-helix transcriptional regulator: MEAPPVLKAAPGDRFLRIQEVERRVCLKKSAIYARMSAGAFPRSISLGRRCTVWLKSSIDAWIVEQVDSANGASVRSPKLHETRASEV; encoded by the coding sequence ATGGAAGCCCCACCCGTCCTCAAAGCAGCGCCAGGCGATCGCTTCCTCCGCATCCAGGAGGTCGAGCGCCGCGTGTGTCTGAAGAAGAGCGCGATCTATGCGCGCATGTCCGCCGGCGCGTTCCCGCGCAGCATCTCCTTGGGCCGGCGATGCACCGTGTGGCTGAAGTCGTCCATCGACGCCTGGATCGTCGAGCAGGTCGACTCGGCGAACGGCGCGAGTGTGCGGTCCCCCAAGCTCCACGAGACGCGAGCATCGGAGGTCTGA